A single window of Gossypium hirsutum isolate 1008001.06 chromosome A10, Gossypium_hirsutum_v2.1, whole genome shotgun sequence DNA harbors:
- the LOC121207848 gene encoding protein SUPPRESSOR OF npr1-1, CONSTITUTIVE 1-like, whose amino-acid sequence MKIPNISGAINLKLLHCYNCESLVELPCLNHLASLAELLLYGCSSLKKLPQVPCHFCSLNLSETGIEEVPDSIKNLHKLETLLLGKPQVKKVSIKLEFLRKLDLSGCPITELRFDSLCNLQHLNMSGSAVKNVSIKLESLRYLHLSGCPMVELLSELPPYLEVLSVNDSKSLEKVSFADQNLNQFRSFENEFCRNPKFLMQFRNCFNLNQESTKNIEANAMLKIESLAKEWATTYARKNFRDYPQSLICCFPGNEILANNFKYRSLNSSLSLKIAPNGGSGSRFLVFAICLVANLAHRHYFLDRLFNCEYQLTAAGGGNGGSGCENFISKISFGSLFKLDTYMGYHVFILSSTDMVIEDKNYEEASFNFYIGHLDLNAAEGGFMELERCGVHVFYVDKKSDTDATEKRVAGNKRSFSHDGKEGDGGLKRLK is encoded by the coding sequence ATGAAGATACCTAATATTTCGGGAGCTATCAACCTTAAACTCCTTCATTGCTATAACTGTGAAAGTTTAGTTGAACTTCCTTGCCTCAATCATTTGGCATCTCTTGCTGAGCTTCTTCTTTATGGATGTTCTAGTCTCAAGAAGCTTCCTCAAGTCCCATGTCACTTTTGTTCTTTAAATTTATCAGAAACCGGAATAGAAGAAGTGCCTGATTCAATTAAGAATCTCCACAAACTTGAAACTTTGCTGTTGGGGAAGCCACAGGTAAAAAAAGTATCGATCAAGTTGGAATTCCTTCGTAAATTGGATCTTAGTGGTTGTCCAATTACAGAACTGCGTTTCGACTCTCTATGTAATCTTCAGCACTTAAATATGAGTGGCTCAGCCGTAAAAAATGTATCGATCAAGTTGGAATCTCTTCGTTATCTGCATCTTAGTGGTTGCCCAATGGTCGAATTACTCTCAGAGCTTCCACCATATCTGGAAGTATTGAGTGTCAATGACAGCAAATCGTTAGAAAAAGTATCATTTGCAGATCAAAATTTAAATCAGTTTCGTTCTTTTGAGAATGAGTTTTGCAGAAATCCTAAATTTTTGATGCAATTCCGTAATTGCTTCAACTTGAATCAAGAGTCAACTAAAAACATTGAGGCAAATGCCATGCTCAAAATTGAATCCCTAGCTAAAGAATGGGCAACGACATATGCTAGGAAAAACTTTCGTGATTACCCTCAAAGTTTGATTTGCTGTTTCCCAGGAAACGAAATTTTAGCAAATAATTTCAAGTATCGGAGCTTGAATTCTTCCTTAAGTTTGAAGATAGCCCCAAATGGGGGTAGTGGGAGCAGATTTTTGGTTTTTGCTATCTGCCTTGTGGCTAATCTCGCTCACCGCCATTATTTCCTAGATCGTCTATTTAATTGTGAGTACCAACTTACAGCCGCCGGTGGTGGCAATGGTGGAAGTGGCTGTGAAAATTTCATAAGTAAGATATCTTTCGGCAGTCTTTTTAAGCTAGACACGTACATGGGTTATCACGTGTTTATTCTATCTAGCACCGACATGGTTATAGAAGACAAGAATTATGAGGAGGCATCATTCAATTTCTACATCGGACATTTGGATTTAAATGCAGCAGAAGGAGGGTTTATGGAGCTGGAGAGATGTGGTGTTCATGTATTTTACGTGGATAAAAAGAGTGATACAGATGCTACTGAAAAGAGAGTTGCTGGGAACAAAAGAAGCTTTAGCCATGATGGTAAAGAAGGGGATGGAGGACTTAAA
- the LOC107915656 gene encoding disease resistance protein TAO1-like, with translation MTERRAPTTRPRGDFGVRGMEGQWWCAGKVLREVANGWSSMQQLKAWWLVRFLQNVREKIEKRGKESLRNELFSKLLNSDVDIGTPSIGSTLTQERLKNKKLLVALDDVDDSDQIHCMGIKLFGYGSIIIITSRDRQVLKSGGADTILEVKGLNENNSLQLFSTFAFKQLNPPIHFQNLSRRFVMYTQGSPLALRVLGSDLYERNKDYWNSKVEMLKDGPPDEQILEVLKSSYDGLSELEKNIFLDIVCLFKGETIGKTKLILSNSYKGVECGIIKLVDKRLISVSSIPGVIDAMRIDIISQESKSLGEDSRLWCHDMLEEMGKDIVSQESKSPGERSRLWCHKDVDQILKYYKNLVNLREIDLTYCKNLRMLPNLSEAINLELLRCTGCESLVELWNEVGHSTGPVNLREIHLGQCVNLRKIPYFSRAIKLEILDCSNCENLVELWNEDDHMGLANIRQIHFCGCVNLRKIPNFSRAINFEILDCSYGESLVELWNEDDHMGLVNIRQIRFCGCVNLRKIPNFSRAINFEILDCSYGESLVELWNEDDHMGLVNLRRICFDGCVNLRKIPNLSSAIKLQIFECSNCESLVEL, from the exons ATGACGGAGAGGAGAGCTCCGACGACGCGGCCACGGGGTGATTTTG GTGTTAGAGGCATGGAAGGCCAGTGGTGGTGTGCGGGGAAGGTTCTGCGCGAGGTGGCCAATGGTTGGTCTAGCATGCAGCAGCTGAAGGCTTGGTGGCtag TGAGGTTTCTTCAAAATGTTAGAGAGAAAATAGAAAAACGAGGGAAGGAATCTTTACGAAATGAACTTTTTTCGAAATTATTGAACTCAGATGTTGATATTGGCACCCCCTCCATAGGATCCACTTTAACTCAAGAGAGGCTCAAGAATAAGAAATTACTTGTTGCCCTTGATGATGTTGATGACTCAGACCAAATACATTGTATGGGTATTAAACTTTTTGGTTATGGAAGTATAATCATTATAACATCTAGAGATAGACAAGTGCTTAAGAGTGGAGGAGCTGACACAATACTTGAGGTGAAAGGGTTAAATGAGAACAATTCTCTTCAACTTTTTTCTACCTTTGCGTTTAAGCAGTTGAATCCCCCGATTCATTTTCAAAACCTATCCCGTAGGTTTGTAATGTACACCCAAGGCAGTCCACTTGCTCTTAGAGTTTTGGGTTCTGATTTATATGAAAGgaataaagattattggaatagTAAGGTAGAGATGCTAAAGGATGGTCCCCCAGACGAACAAATTTTAGAGGTTCTGAAAAGTAGTTATGATGGGTTGAGTGAGCTAGAGAAGAATATATTTCTTGACATTGTATGCTTATTTAAAGGGGAAACCATAGGAAAAACAAAACTTATTCTAAGTAATTCTTATAAGGGTGTAGAGTGTGGAATAATCAAATTGGTCGACAAGCGCCTCATTAGCGTCTCATCTATTCCTGGTGTGATCGATGCGATGAGAATTGACATTATTAGCCAAGAATCTAAAAGCCTTGGAGAGGATAGTAGGCTATGGTGTCATGATATGCTTGAAGAGATGGGAAAGGACATTGTTAGCCAAGAATCTAAAAGCCCTGGAGAGCGCAGTAGGCTATGGTGTCACAAAGACGTGGATCAAATACTCAAATATTATAAA AACCTTGTTAATTTAAGGGAAATTGACCTTACATATTGCAAGAATTTAAGGATGCTGCCTAATCTTTCTGAAGCCATCAACCTTGAACTCCTTCGTTGCACTGGCTGTGAAAGTTTGGTTGAACTTTGGAATGAAGTTGGTCATAGTACA GGCCCTGTTAATTTAAGGGAAATTCACCTTGGTCAGTGCGTGAATTTAAGAAAGATACCTTATTTTTCAAGAGCCATCAAACTTGAAATCCTTGATTGCTCTAACTGTGAAAATTTGGTTGAACTTTGGAATGAAGATGATCATATG GGCCTTGCTAATATAAGGCAAATTCACTTTTGTGGGTGCGTGAATTTAAGGAAGATACCTAATTTTTCAAGAGCTATCAACTTTGAAATCCTTGATTGCTCTTACGGGGAAAGTTTAGTTGAACTTTGGAATGAAGATGACCATATG GGCCTTGTTAATATAAGGCAAATTCGCTTTTGTGGGTGCGTGAATTTAAGGAAGATACCTAATTTTTCAAGAGCTATCAACTTTGAAATCCTTGATTGCTCTTACGGGGAAAGTTTAGTTGAACTTTGGAATGAAGATGACCATATG GGCCTTGTTAATTTAAGGCGAATTTGCTTTGACGGGTGCGTGAATTTAAGGAAGATACCTAATCTTTCAAGTGCCATCAAGCTTCAAATCTTTGAATGCTCTAACTGCGAAAGTTTAGTTGAGCTTTAG